The following is a genomic window from Hymenobacter gelipurpurascens.
GGAAGCGCTGGAAATCGGGGCCAGTGCTGCTGGAGTTTGAGGCAAACGGACAACCGGCTACTCTTACTGCCGAGCGTGTTGAACAAGGCGAAGGATATGCTCTGATTCGGTTTAGCTGGCAGCCGAGTGGCCTACCGTTCGCGGAAGTGCTGCGTGCGGCCGGCCACCTGCCCCTCCCTCCTTACCTCAACCGCGCCGATACGGAAGTAGATGCCGTACGTTACCAAACGGTGTATGCGGCCCACGAAGGTGCCGTGGCCGCTCCTACCGCTGGCCTACACTTCTCTGATGCCGTGCTGGCCGAGTTAGCGACCCTCCATATACCTTCGGCGCACGTAACGCTGCACGTGGGAGCCGGCACATTTCAGCCCGTAAAGGCCGACAACATGCTAGGCCACTCCATGCACGGCGAACCAATAAGCGTGACGGCCGCCACCCTGCGTCAGCTGCTGGAGCACCTGCCCAAGCCAATCATTCCTGTAGGTACCACCAGTCTCCGGACCCTGGAAAGCCTGTATTGGCTGGGCTCCCGCCTTCTTCAGCAAACTGATAGCGCGGCTCCTGAGTGGCATGTAGGCCAGTGGCAGCCCTATGAACCAGGGGCGGATGTATCGGCGGCTGATGCGTTACAGGCGCTGCTGCAGCACCTGGAAACTACCGGAGAGCAGGAGCTGCACGCCACCACACAGCTACTGATTGCGCCCGGCTATAAGTTCCGATTGGTGCGCGGCCTGATTACCAACTTTCATCAGCCGGAAAGCACCTTACTGCTGCTGGTAGCTGCCCT
Proteins encoded in this region:
- a CDS encoding S-adenosylmethionine:tRNA ribosyltransferase-isomerase; the encoded protein is MFVPVPPDPRQLSIHDFTYQLPPERIAPEPLANRDQSKLLLYQAGELTDRSFQELPGLLPSDSLLVFNDTKVVRARLFAHKPTGGIVELFCLEPVAPHKAIEPAMQQIESCIWKCLVGNGKRWKSGPVLLEFEANGQPATLTAERVEQGEGYALIRFSWQPSGLPFAEVLRAAGHLPLPPYLNRADTEVDAVRYQTVYAAHEGAVAAPTAGLHFSDAVLAELATLHIPSAHVTLHVGAGTFQPVKADNMLGHSMHGEPISVTAATLRQLLEHLPKPIIPVGTTSLRTLESLYWLGSRLLQQTDSAAPEWHVGQWQPYEPGADVSAADALQALLQHLETTGEQELHATTQLLIAPGYKFRLVRGLITNFHQPESTLLLLVAALIGPSWRTVYEHALGHNYRFLSYGDSSLLLP